Part of the Candidatus Melainabacteria bacterium RIFOXYA2_FULL_32_9 genome is shown below.
CCTTTTATATAGTGGCCAAAGAATTTTCGCATAAACTTAATGCCGTGAATCTCCCCTTTTAGTTCTGCTTCCTTTTTGCAGTGTATTAAGGCTAATTCTAATCTTTCCTGAATAGTTGGTTCTGGTAAGAGATTATCGTTTTGTATGTATTCTTCAATCCTATAAATTAAGCCAGGATCGCCTAAAATACCTCTTCCTATAGCAATTCCGTCACATTTTGAGATTTCAAGACAGGATTTGGCTTTTTCAGGTGAAGTTATATCGCCGTTTGCTATTACAGGAATTTTAACACTGTTCTTTGCCTCTCCTAAGGCATGCCAGTCTGCTATTCCTGAATACATTTGGGATTTAGTCCGACCATGAATACATAAAGCGTCTGCTCCTGATTCTTCTGCCATTTTTGCAAATTCTATGAAGTTTTTTGTGCCAGAGTCCCATCCTAATCTAAATTTGACTGTAACTGGAATGGAGACGGAGTTTTTTATTGAGCTGATTATTTGTGAAGCTAGTTTTAAATCTGTCATTAGCTTCACTCCGTCATTATTTCTAACTATTTTGGGGGCTGGACATCCCATATTTATATCAATAATGGTTGAGATTTCTTCAAGAGCCTTAGCTGCTTTTGCCATTAATTCTGGCTTATGGCCAGAAAGTTGAAAAGAAAGAGGATATTCAATTTTATTATGATTAATGATGCTTTTATCATGATTCATTAATAAGGCTTCTGAGCTTACCATTTCACTGGTAAGCAGACAATCTGAGGAAAACATTCTAACTATCTGGCGTAAAACAGAATCTGTTATTCCTGCCATTGGTGCAAGAATAACCTTACTGTTGAGTTGAACTGTACCAATAGTTAATTGAGCTTTATTTAGTTCTTGATATTGTTTTGTATTCATTTATAGTTTTTGGAGTCTTTGTTTTGCGTATTTTACGTATTCATCATTTTGGTCTTTTGAGCCATCTACGAATTTTTGATATGCTTTTTTAGCGTCAACTTTAAGATTTAGTGTATCATAATCAACTCCAAGAGCATAATAAGCGAGGATTAAAGTGTTATCTTTTGCCAATGCTTTTTTATAATCTTCAATTGCGGTTAGATATTTCTTTTGTGCATCATAAACCATGCCACGGTAATAGTAGGCATAAGCATTATTAAGGTCTGATTTTATAACGAGATTAAATATTTCTAGGGCTTTTAAGTATTTTTGAGCGTTGTATTCGTTTAATCCTTTATTAAGAAGTTCTTCATCCCTTGCGAGCTTGACAGCCTTAAGGGCTTCTTTAATGTCTCCATTATCAGGGTCCTGAGTTAAAGCCTTTTCATATACGATGTAAGCTTTTTCGTAATTTTTCTGGGAATAGTAGATGGTGCCCAGGTAATAAAGAGCAGCAGAGTTTTCTTTATCTAATTCCAAGGCTTTATTATAGGCAACTGCTGCTTCATTAATCTTATTTGCAGCCTGATATGCTGCACCAAGACTTACATATACATCGGCACTATCTCCATTCTCTTCAGCTATTCTTAAATAATCTTGAATAGCACCTTCATAATCACCTTGATTATGCTTTTTTACAGCTTGATCATATTTGGTAATTGTTGCAGATTCTTGGATTTGCGCTAATAAACTCTTTACTTTGGAATCATCAGGA
Proteins encoded:
- a CDS encoding tRNA dihydrouridine synthase DusB, with translation MNTKQYQELNKAQLTIGTVQLNSKVILAPMAGITDSVLRQIVRMFSSDCLLTSEMVSSEALLMNHDKSIINHNKIEYPLSFQLSGHKPELMAKAAKALEEISTIIDINMGCPAPKIVRNNDGVKLMTDLKLASQIISSIKNSVSIPVTVKFRLGWDSGTKNFIEFAKMAEESGADALCIHGRTKSQMYSGIADWHALGEAKNSVKIPVIANGDITSPEKAKSCLEISKCDGIAIGRGILGDPGLIYRIEEYIQNDNLLPEPTIQERLELALIHCKKEAELKGEIHGIKFMRKFFGHYIKGIRNATKYRFDLVRVTSIAEIEDLFSTIIENLDNSC